The DNA region GGCGACATCCCTTGCGGCAACTGATCCCGTCGGAAGAGCCTGTTCGAGCAAAATCGTCTCGCCGCGGCCCGATCGGGAACGCAGGCGCCGATATCTCTTGGTCGCAATCAAAACGGCCGGCGGTCACTGCCTTGCGGTGCCGGCAGGGCCGGAACCGTTGGCAGTTCGACGCGCGGCCAGATCGCCTGGGTGTCGAGCCGTTCGTGGCGGATGCCGGTGAAAAAAAGGATCTCCGCCTTGGTGCCGATGGCCGGGTGAGCGATCGGCGCTTGGCTGCGGCGCGCCGTGTCCTGCCGGTCCTTGATCCTGATGATGTCTGCCATGCTCGTCTCCTTTTCGAAGAAAAAAGATCGAGAGGGATGAAGGAGTATCTCACCCTGCCCCGTTGAGGGGGCCGGCACAATTCCGGTCATGTCGCTTGGTTTTCGCCATGCACCGGGGTCATCTGCGCCTTTCTCCGACGCCTGTCCCGTATCGCGGATCCGCCCGCGAAACCGGGCCACGCATATGCCTAATATCGGAAACATCTAACGAATCGCCTTCCTTGACCATCCGTTAAGCCACAAGAAGCCATAGGTTAGTTAACAGCTTGCTAACGAAATCGTTCTAAAGTGACACGCATCTGTATTGCGTTGGAGTGCTTAGTCGTGAGCGAACAGTTCAGGGAGCTTGAGAGGCCGGCCGGCGCGCGCAACAAGGATGTCGTTCTGATGGCCACGGTCACGAGTTTCCAGGCGCTCCCCTTTCCCGGCAAGTCCGAACTCCGACAGTTTGCCGAGCTTTTCCAGCCGCTCTACGCCCATTCCTCGCTGGAAGCCCGGCGCGATGCGGTGGCTGCCCTGTCCCAGAGCCCCAACCTGCCGCTCTCCATCGCCGCCTTCATCGCCAGCCAGCCGATCGCGATTGCCGCGCCCTTCCTCGCCGCGTCACCCGCGCTCACCGACGACATGTTGATCATGATCGCCCGCACGCAAGGGGCCGACCATGCCCGTGCCATCGTCAAGCGCGAGCGACTGTCGCCGACGGTGATCGATGCTCTGGTCGGCCTGCGCCATGCCTTGCCGCCGCGACCGGACCGGCTCCAGAAGACGGCGGCCGCCGTAGCCCCAGCCGTTCAGCCGGCGGCGCCGGCGACGGTCGGCCTTCCCACGAGCTTCGAGCGGACCATGGCCGACCTGGAGATGAACGATCTCGCCGGCGCCGTGGCGGCCAACGGGACGCCTGCCGCGGTCCAGCCGGACGCCGCCGACGACCGCAGCGCCCGCGAGGAGATGCTGCGCCAGACGATCAAGCGGCTCGCCTATCAGCAGAAGCCCGCAGCCGACGACCGCCTCGGCCGCCGGCAGATCGGCCCCGTTCAGACGGCGCTTCTCGTGCGCTTCGCCCGGGCACTCGACGGTGGCGCCTTCGCCACCACCCTGTCGGATCTTCTGACCTCCAGCCGCTGGCTTGCCGAGCGCATTCTGCTCGACATCTCCGGTCGCCAGCTCGCCACGACCTTGGCCGGCGTCGCCATGGCCGAGGAAGAGAGCATCTTCATCCTCGAACATATCTATCCCCATCTCGCCCGCAGCGAAGCCGGCGAGAGCCGCGCCCGCGCACTGCTCGCCTCCATCGACGCGGACCAGGCCGAAGCCCGCATCGACAGCTGGCTGCGCGCCGACCGCTACACCTTCGGCGGGACGGAACAGCCAACGCCCGAGCGTGGGGCAGATGGGTTCTCCACCGAAGACGTGGTCAGATCCGCCCGCACCGCCGCCAGCCGCAAACCCGTCGGCGACGAACATGCCCGCCAGGTCCTGCGGGCGCGCAAGCGGTAGGATTAGGGCCGTTCGGTCCGAAAACGCTGGAAAAAGACCCCTCCCAACCCTGCCCACAAGGGGGAGGGCTCAACCCGATCGCAGGCGCTTCGAAGTGGGCAGGGCATTGTCCGCGAGTCCTCTCCCCCCTTGTGGGGGAGATGGCCGGCAGGCCAGAGGGGGTTTTTGTCCTGGAGGCAATGGTCCAGCCCTCAAGCGGAAGGTGAAGGACTCACCATCTGAAGATAATCGCCGATAGCATCGACCTCGATCTCGACCAGCCAGAGATCACTGTCGAATTTCTGCTCCCGTGCCATCATCGCCTCGATGACCTCAGGCTCGACCCGCGACAGCCGCGACTCGAACAGCCGCTCGTCCCGGTCCTCGGCCTCGATGAAGGCCTGCGGCGCCGGCCCGTACAGCGTCTCCAGCCCGTCGCGAGACCGCTGCCTGACGAAGATCGCGCCGGACGCAT from Rhizobium glycinendophyticum includes:
- a CDS encoding DUF1491 family protein; this encodes MRLRSDIFVSALTRRVFADGGYAAVVIKGSDASGAIFVRQRSRDGLETLYGPAPQAFIEAEDRDERLFESRLSRVEPEVIEAMMAREQKFDSDLWLVEIEVDAIGDYLQMVSPSPSA
- a CDS encoding DUF2336 domain-containing protein — protein: MATVTSFQALPFPGKSELRQFAELFQPLYAHSSLEARRDAVAALSQSPNLPLSIAAFIASQPIAIAAPFLAASPALTDDMLIMIARTQGADHARAIVKRERLSPTVIDALVGLRHALPPRPDRLQKTAAAVAPAVQPAAPATVGLPTSFERTMADLEMNDLAGAVAANGTPAAVQPDAADDRSAREEMLRQTIKRLAYQQKPAADDRLGRRQIGPVQTALLVRFARALDGGAFATTLSDLLTSSRWLAERILLDISGRQLATTLAGVAMAEEESIFILEHIYPHLARSEAGESRARALLASIDADQAEARIDSWLRADRYTFGGTEQPTPERGADGFSTEDVVRSARTAASRKPVGDEHARQVLRARKR